Within Coffea arabica cultivar ET-39 chromosome 4e, Coffea Arabica ET-39 HiFi, whole genome shotgun sequence, the genomic segment ATAAAGTGCGAAGATTTTTCAAGGTTTATTAAGAGCAGTGATCTCAAGCTCTTGGCCCTTTAGAATTCGActagaagagaaaaagaaaaaatatatagttCAGTAGACAGCGTAGCACTAGAGCTGGCTTGGTGTACCTAAAAGAGATGTATCCTTCCAGTACCAATTGTACTCATAATCCTATACCCTTCTCTTGGGAAAGTGTTGAACATAGGCCTTTATTTCACAGTGACATCAACCCGAATTCCAAATTTGAAGACCCTCTCCTAACTTCCTTGTTCCACTTTGCTTCTCCATGCATTTATGAGGATGCTGTCAATGAATTCCCATGGCAACAACTAGATGACACTTATCTCTATCAGCAACAGTTGAGTACAGCTGAGAACAGCTTAGCTGAGATTGTTAATCACATGGCTGATCCAAATTCAGATCCTGTACATGGACTAAAACAAGACTGGAACAAAAATGGTGAGAGCACAGGTGAGAAGGTTACAAGGAAGAGATTGTCAAATAAAGATAGGCACAGCAAGATCAATACTGCTCATGGTCCAAGGGACAGAAGAATGAGACTGTCCCTACCAGTTGCTCGGAAGTTTTTCGATTTGCAAGATGTTTTGGGGTTTGATAAGGCTAGTAAAACTGTGGACTGGTTGCTGAGACAGTCAAGTTCAGCAATCGAAGAGATTATGAGAGGCCTGCCACGGATGAGGCACAGCCGTAGTGTTGGTGCAAACACTAGTGTATCCTCTACTTCTGAGGGTGAAGTGGTATCTGGAATCGAAGATTCAATTCGAGATACCACTCATGACAACCAGCAGGCAAATATCAGTGTAAAGATGAAAGCTAAATCCTCTTCCAAGAAAGAGAAGAAGGCTAAACTAGTTCGTCGAACTGCACTACATCGTCTTGCAAGGGAGTCAAGGAAAGTAGCAAGGGAAAGGGCAAGGAAGAGAacaatagaaaaaagaaaacttggCGAATCAAGGTTATGTTTTGCAGCAAGGGATAGGGAATCTTGGGGTTCTTTTGAAACGGATGAAGGATCAGGCACCCCAGCTCAGAAAATACATCCTTCCATTGAAGGACTGACTGAAGTGGAAGAACTTAACCCTCATGAGAGAAGGCTTCTGGAGACTAGAGAATACGCGGCTGGTGAGATTTTGCTAACCACAGGCAATTGGAACCCATCAACTATCCCCGTCTATCAGCAAAATACTGAAATTTCCAATGAGGTAAGCACTAAAAACCTTGTCTCGCTATATAACACATTGTCAACTAATTACGCTTAGACATCTTGAGATTATAGATCACAAAGCAATTAAATGAGAATGAAGAATACAACTAATCCATTCCTCTTAATGCTTTTTTTTCAGCATCAGTTCTCTGACTTTCAGTTTTGTGGCAAAGCATGGGAGGCCTACGACATGAGTCTAGGTGGATGACTACTTCATTATGgtaacaattaataaaataactcGGATGCTTCATTATGATGGTCTTGTAACATAAATTGGTAGTTGCTCATTGTTACCTAGTTATTTTGATTGTGTATGTTTTTCGTGTGAACTCTTCATGTGCAATCAGAAGATGTTATCTGACCTGTAATTTGCCTGTTTAAGAATCCTCTTGAAGGTGCCTGTACATAAATAAAAGTATCAGCTAAGTTTCTTCGGTTGTTAAATCTTACCTAACAAAACTTGGGTTTCATTTGCAACTTTGATTGGACATGATGCACAGTTATTACACTAATTTTATGCAAGTTGGTTGCACCAAGTATGCTTATACAATTAGTCAAGAGGAGTGATAAGTTTGTGCAGAAACAGTACAAGTTATTTATGACATTTACTTGTTAGGTAATATAATAAAAACACGTAAGTTAAAAAGGTATCATGTATGATACATGTGCACATTAACCAGAAACAAGTATTTGTTCTTTAACGGGAAGAGTTGATTAAATTCTCAACAAAACAGTACTATGCGAAGAAAAGTAAGACTTTCATATGTACATGGAAGTTTATCCACGTATGTGCTTGGCCAAAAAAGGAACGCATATCCAGTGTCTGTAGATCGACTAGATATAGGCATATGCATGCATTTACAAATGTTTTGGAAAATAGTCCTCAGCAGATAACTACAATGTCTTTCTTGATTAGTGAAATTCATATCTTACGCATGGAATAATTGTGATGGAGTAATATAACTGCAAAAGAATGTAGAAAAActcctaacaaaaaaaaatcaagaacctAAGTATGTGGTAGATAATGCTACTTACAGAGAGCTTAAAACTTGGTGAGCAATTTCATGTTTGTTTGACATGCAGTTTATCGAAAAGGTTGTATCACTTCCTTATCTACAGGATTCTCATCGTTCAAATGAAAATCTAGATAATGGATTTCTAAGGATTTAGTTGAAGTTTGATAGTTGCATGTACAAGGAATCAAATTCTTGCATTTCATGCGTACCTCAAgtttcacatttatgaacactcAAGAGGCAACAACGTTGATCATACACTGAAAGGAAGTCAGGATGAAACATATTATGTAGTATATCATTATACAAAACATTTTAGATGTACATCACTTGAGTGAAAAGAAGTTAATTGGCACTTACATTTGACTATATCTTAGTACTCGAGCATTGGAATTTGCCTGATATTCTGAATATAACATGATTCTGGTCAACTTAacagaaaaagaacaagaaaattatGATAATTATACACTTAGTGGTAAATGGTAATGAATCCTAATACATGCAGGGCCAGGTGGaaattccttcttttttttccaattttttttttacatcagTCATACAAAGGGAAACGTCCTTTCGCATACAATGCTTATCATCTGTCTTGACAAAGTATCGGCTTGAATACTAAAGGTCTCAAACAATAAGTCCTAAAGTAACCCACGCAGTTCAGGAAAAGAAACTAGCTACTATTTGGTAAATTAGAATAGTTATTTAGGCCTCAAATTTGAATTCTCCGCTTTAAGTGTGGATAATTTTAGGAGGCCTGTTGCAATTTGATCTCTCAATGGCCGTGTGTTGTTTAAGTATTCCAATCAGAATGGAGAGTTGTTATTGTGTCAGTTGATGGAAAAGAATTTGCTTTTGAATGTAGATAAAGGTAAACTATATCTATTTCCTTACTCATCTGGTAACAAAACTAGCTAATAAACCCAAGATAACTAGTAGCGtataattttaaaagctatGGACACATATAATCGCTTTAAATGTTAAATACTCACGAAAGCATTAGGATAATGTTAATTTGAGAATTTAAGTGGTTacaagtgataaataacttttAAAATCATAGCGTCTAAAGCATTTCTATTTTTCTAAACCCAATATCTCGAATAATTCTTGTGATTACTTTCCTGAGTCTTCTGGTGACATAggtaataattaatttttcatCACAAAAGGTCAATTACTTAATTTGCTAATGGCGGATGATCATAACTATGAAGGACACTCTTTAGACAACTGATTTAGTTTCACAGCCTTCACTTTAAATACGAGCGAGACTGGAATGCCGTAAAATTAATGCATCCGCTTAATTATAAAGGAAGTTTTTGATCCAGTTGGATAGCAGATCTGAGGGACTTATGGAGTAACTCATGCAATTGATCAGATTTTATGATTTGTAATTCACagtataatattttatattttgtaactCTATTAAATTTAATGATATTTCATATTAGATATATTTGTGACATATTCTATATATTTTCTACCATTAATGTAGCCATCTTGGTCACGATTTTCAGTTACTTTATTACTAATATTGACttctattttatcaaaaaataataataataaatcaagcGTTCCACAAGATAAACAAGAACATTTCTCATGAGATAATAATATTCTACAGTGACTTCTACCGTGGACATGTTTAATCACAATTGATTCAACACAAAAGATATTTTAAATTTATGCTCAAAAGTTCAagtataaaatgaaaatcaaagaTTAAGTACTCCATTCCACAAATAAGATCTACAGAGGAATTCACGgatgaaaatacaaaagaaaaaagatcagGTACTTTCACACGGCAACTATGTCACTCAATATTCAAATTTTAAGTTTTTTCAGTCTTTCCATTAATATTAAGTCTGTTAACATTAAGTTTATTAAGAGATACACATTCAAAGAAACGAACAACTTCTTTGCTTCTTGATCATTACCCCAACAAGTTACAACCCTGCCCTCCCCCATAAAATGTGGTTTATGTCTCATCACGTAACTTGATAAATgttcttttattaattttaattgCTTGAGCTTAATTCCACATACTTAACAATACCATATGGTTCCATAAAATTAAAGTACTTATAGGTTTGAAATTAAGACTCAAAAGTGTGGATAGAAGATCACTTAAATTGAACTAATGTTCAAAGCACACCCGATGTGAGTCCAACCTAACAAAATATTTTGggtaaaatacaaaagaaaccTTGTGGTTAAGCTAACTTACAGAAAAATCCCTTATAGTTTCAAATCATACATTTCGACCCATCATGATTTGAACAAATTTGAAATAGCAACGGAAATTATCAAAACTAATGGAGATAGATGAAATGACACAATTACCCTAATATATATAAGTAAtaaagggtaaaaaacaaaaaagccccctgtggtaagtctaatacacagaaaagccccctatggtttcaaaatatacaacacgatacctcatgctttgaactaaattgtaaaggtaacggaatccgttaaatttaacggaaatgacttattggaacctaaaaaaaaaaatttatacttaatttttatcaaatatacctattctaccccttaaccctcaattctctctatttagagaataaaacaaatgatttttttgagctgtcttttgcttaattatattagggtattttggtcattttgtccatttccgttaactttaacggattccgtcacatttacaatttagttcaaagcatgaggggtcgtgttgtatattttgaaaccatggggggcttttctgtgtattaggtttatcacagggggcttttttgtttttaacccaagTAATAAAAGACCTTCTAACAATGATCCTATTAAGCAAACTTACGAAAAAACTCCTTGTGGTTAAGCCAACCTACGGAAAAGCCCCATATGGTTacattttgcttttatttatttattttatgcaTAGGAATAAGGTAAGTTATATTTgaaagtttttatttatttattttgtttatagaAATAAGGTgagttttatttgaaaattttatttatttattttatgtatagaAATAAGGAGAGTTGTATTTTGgagttttgggttgtt encodes:
- the LOC113741434 gene encoding uncharacterized protein translates to MYPSSTNCTHNPIPFSWESVEHRPLFHSDINPNSKFEDPLLTSLFHFASPCIYEDAVNEFPWQQLDDTYLYQQQLSTAENSLAEIVNHMADPNSDPVHGLKQDWNKNGESTGEKVTRKRLSNKDRHSKINTAHGPRDRRMRLSLPVARKFFDLQDVLGFDKASKTVDWLLRQSSSAIEEIMRGLPRMRHSRSVGANTSVSSTSEGEVVSGIEDSIRDTTHDNQQANISVKMKAKSSSKKEKKAKLVRRTALHRLARESRKVARERARKRTIEKRKLGESRLCFAARDRESWGSFETDEGSGTPAQKIHPSIEGLTEVEELNPHERRLLETREYAAGEILLTTGNWNPSTIPVYQQNTEISNEHQFSDFQFCGKAWEAYDMSLGG